One part of the Humulus lupulus chromosome 9, drHumLupu1.1, whole genome shotgun sequence genome encodes these proteins:
- the LOC133800073 gene encoding protein PIR-like, whose product MYNYSSEERKALVELVSYVKSIGSMMQQCDTLVADALWETIHAEVQDFVQNTLATMLRTTFQKKKDLSRILSDMRTLSADWMANTSKSESEMHSLQHGGEESKGNVFFPRPVAPTASQVSFLSLLINVSIFVCFNSLMLAQFLLSK is encoded by the exons ATGTATAATTACAGTTCAGAGGAAAGGAAAGCCCTGGTTGAACTTGTTAGCTATGTTAAAAGCATTGGATCCATGATGCAGCAATGTGATACATTGGTGGCTGATGCTTTATGGGAAACAATACATGCAGAGGTCCAGGATTTTGTCCAGAATACATTGGCTACTATGTTGAGGACTACCTTTCAGAAGAAGAAGGATCTCTCTAG GATTCTTTCTGATATGCGGACCCTTTCAGCAGATTGGATGGCAAACACAAGCAAGTCTGAATCTGAGATGCATTCTCTGCAGCATGGAGgggaagaaagcaaaggaaatgTATTTTTCCCTAGGCCTGTTGCACCAACTGCTTCTCAGGTTTCTTTTCTCTCACTTTTaattaatgtttctatttttgtgtgttttaatTCTTTGATGTTAGCTCAGTTtctattatcaaaataa